In Scleropages formosus chromosome 10, fSclFor1.1, whole genome shotgun sequence, a single genomic region encodes these proteins:
- the LOC114911651 gene encoding olfactory receptor 1-like, giving the protein MSVMFSKNSSSNGIVRPAFFFISGFSNIPHSNYYYIFLSFVYVVSMLGNSFVMIIIYRDRNLHTPKYMAIFNLAIADVCQSTALIPNLIKTFLFDSQEITYVACLANLFFVFFFICMQSTTLVILAYDRFVAICIQLRYYAVVTNISMGVLITVTWTFNSAVMSFTVGLHTRFSFCKSTVIDSLFCDYGPVYRLACNDYSPNIMMAYLNIATFIFLPLTLIGLSYTVCVYTGILVALFKITSWEGRLKALQTCFSHFTLVSIFYIPVVCTYITAMTVSIHRNARIINTSLSYSLPPMINPIVYSLNTVEIKEFAKKMFRANRLKRIAPALEE; this is encoded by the exons ATGAGTGTCATGTTTTCCAAGAATTCCTCCTCAAATGGTATTGTGCGACCTGCATTCTTTTTCATCAGTGGATTTTCTAACATTCCACATAGCAACTACTACtacattttcttgtcttttgtttatgttgtttCAATGCTGGGAAACTCCTTTgtcatgattattatttacagaGACCGCAATCTTCACACCCCAAAGTATATGGCTATTTTTAACTTAGCCATCGCTGATGTGTGCCAGAGCACTGCACTTATTCCTAATTTGATTAAAACCTTTCTCTTTGATTCACAGGAAATTACTTATGTGGCTTGCTTAGcgaatttgttttttgtgtttttcttcatctgtATGCAGTCAACCACTCTTGTTATTCTGGCATACGACAGATTTGTTGCTATATGTATTCAACTGAGGTATTATGCTGTTGTCACAAACATCTCAATGGGGGTGCttatcactgtcacatggacatTCAATTCAGCAGTCATGTCTTTCACAGTGGGTTTACACACCAGATTTTCCTTCTGTAAGTCTACAGTGATTGACAGCCTCTTCTGTGATTATGGACCAGTATACAGATTGGCTTGTAATGACTATTCTCCAAACATCATGATGGCTTATTTGAACATTGCTACATTCATTTTTCTACCACTAACTCTAATTGGGTTGTCATATACCG tgtgtgtgtataccggTATTTTGGTGGCACTATTTAAAATCACATCATGGGAAGGGCGTTTAAAAGCCCTTCAAACTTGTTTTTCTCACTTCACACTGGtgtcaatattttacattcccGTAGTGTGTACTTACATAACTGCAATGACTGTTTCCATCCACCGCAATGCCCGAATAATAAATACATCACTGTCATACTCATTACCTCCAATGATTAACCCCATCGTGTATTCACTGAATACTGTGGAGATCAAGGAGTTtgccaaaaaaatgttcagagcAAATAGACTCAAAAGAATTGCACCTGCTTTAGAAGAATAA